A genome region from Streptomyces xanthophaeus includes the following:
- a CDS encoding type 1 glutamine amidotransferase, with protein sequence MSDNSLRLVWVYPDLLSTYGDQGNALVVERRARQRGLDVQRVDVRSDQPIPTSGDIYLIGGGEDRPQRLAAERLLRDGGLERAVSNGAIVFSVCAGYQILGKEFVNDQGQRQEGLGLLDVVTLRGEGERCVGDVLADIDPRLGLPQLTGFENHQGVTHLGPTAKAFARVTMGRGNGTGDGTEGAYNDTVFGTYMHGPVMARNPQIADLLLKLALDVNALPAIDDRWYEALRAERIAAATQPA encoded by the coding sequence ATGAGCGACAACAGCCTGCGTCTGGTGTGGGTCTACCCCGACCTGCTGAGCACGTACGGAGACCAGGGCAACGCCCTCGTGGTGGAGCGCCGGGCGCGCCAGCGCGGCCTGGACGTGCAGCGCGTGGACGTGCGCAGCGACCAGCCGATCCCCACCTCGGGCGACATCTACCTGATCGGCGGTGGCGAGGACCGGCCGCAGCGTCTGGCCGCGGAGCGCCTGCTGCGCGACGGCGGCCTGGAGCGGGCCGTCTCGAACGGGGCGATCGTCTTCTCCGTCTGCGCCGGGTACCAGATCCTCGGCAAGGAATTCGTCAACGACCAGGGGCAGCGTCAGGAGGGCCTCGGCCTGCTGGACGTCGTCACCCTGCGCGGTGAGGGCGAGCGGTGCGTCGGCGACGTCCTCGCGGACATCGACCCGCGGCTGGGTCTGCCGCAGCTGACGGGCTTCGAGAACCACCAGGGCGTGACCCACCTCGGCCCGACGGCCAAGGCGTTCGCCCGGGTGACCATGGGCCGTGGCAACGGCACCGGTGACGGCACCGAAGGCGCGTACAACGACACGGTGTTCGGCACGTACATGCACGGTCCCGTGATGGCCCGCAACCCGCAGATCGCGGACCTGCTGCTGAAGCTGGCCCTCGACGTGAACGCGCTGCCGGCCATAGACGACCGGTGGTACGAGGCGCTGCGCGCGGAGCGCATCGCCGCCGCGACGCAGCCCGCGTA
- the def gene encoding peptide deformylase, whose amino-acid sequence MRQRPIPGTSGLVRTMSLLGDPVLHSACADVTEFGPELDRLIEDMFATMYAAEGVGLAANQIGVGQRVFVYDCPDDEDVRHVGHIVNPRLVTADGDEFLGPEGCLSLPGLEAGTVRFDHAVVEGVTSDGTAVRISGTGFFARCLQHECDHLDGTVYADRVTGLRARRLRRAIRKAAWSSPAKPPLRLRRAKSSLAGV is encoded by the coding sequence ATGCGACAGCGCCCCATCCCCGGTACCTCCGGCCTCGTCCGCACCATGAGCCTGCTGGGTGATCCGGTGCTCCACTCCGCGTGCGCGGACGTCACCGAATTCGGCCCGGAACTCGACCGGCTCATCGAGGACATGTTCGCCACGATGTACGCCGCCGAGGGCGTCGGGCTCGCGGCGAACCAGATCGGCGTCGGACAGCGGGTGTTCGTCTACGACTGCCCCGACGACGAGGACGTCCGCCACGTCGGGCACATCGTCAACCCGCGGCTGGTGACGGCCGACGGGGACGAGTTCCTGGGGCCGGAGGGCTGCCTGTCCCTGCCGGGGCTGGAGGCGGGCACGGTCCGCTTCGACCACGCGGTGGTGGAGGGCGTCACGTCGGACGGGACGGCCGTCCGGATCTCCGGGACGGGGTTCTTCGCGCGGTGCCTGCAGCACGAGTGCGACCACTTGGACGGGACCGTGTACGCGGACCGCGTGACCGGCCTCCGAGCCCGTCGCCTGCGGCGCGCCATCCGCAAGGCCGCCTGGTCCTCGCCCGCCAAGCCCCCTCTTCGGCTGCGCCGGGCCAAATCCAGCCTCGCCGGCGTTTGA
- a CDS encoding MurT ligase domain-containing protein, producing MAGNTEPLSPRAKLAVTAGKAAAAVSRAAGRGSGSVIGGKVALRLDPDLLGALAQHLDVVLVSATNGKTTTTRLIAEALRASGPVVSNALGANMPAGITSALAGGSDAKYGVIEVDEKYLAGVARDVTPKVIALLNLSRDQLDRAAETRMLAEKWREGLQGSKAVIVANCDDPLIVWSASSSQNVVWVAAGQEWKDDAWSCPSCGGVMQRPGDDWFCGECGFRRPTPTWVLSGDHVLDPHGSAWPIHLQLPGRANKANAATSAAVAAVFGVPPQVALERMYQVQAVAGRYDVVSFQGRELRLLLAKNPAGWLETFSLIDPPPTPVILSVNARGADGTDTSWLWDVDYPRLAGHPIFVIGDRKLDLAVRLEVAGLDFRVCDTLDEAVQLAPPGQIELIANYTAFQDVRRRVGN from the coding sequence ATGGCAGGCAACACGGAGCCGCTTTCGCCGCGGGCCAAGCTGGCCGTGACGGCGGGCAAGGCCGCGGCGGCGGTGTCGCGGGCCGCGGGACGCGGAAGCGGATCGGTGATCGGTGGCAAGGTCGCACTCAGGCTCGACCCCGATCTTCTCGGCGCGCTGGCGCAACATCTCGATGTCGTCCTCGTCTCCGCGACGAACGGCAAGACCACGACGACCCGACTGATCGCGGAGGCCCTGCGGGCCAGCGGTCCGGTCGTCTCCAACGCCCTCGGCGCCAACATGCCGGCCGGCATCACCTCGGCGCTGGCAGGCGGCTCGGACGCCAAGTACGGCGTCATCGAGGTCGACGAGAAGTACCTGGCCGGAGTGGCCCGGGACGTCACCCCCAAGGTGATCGCCCTGCTCAACCTCTCCCGCGACCAGCTGGACCGCGCCGCCGAGACCCGCATGCTCGCGGAGAAGTGGCGCGAGGGGCTCCAGGGCTCCAAGGCGGTCATCGTCGCCAACTGCGACGACCCGCTGATCGTGTGGTCCGCCTCCTCCTCCCAGAACGTGGTGTGGGTCGCGGCCGGCCAGGAGTGGAAGGACGACGCCTGGTCGTGCCCCTCCTGCGGCGGTGTCATGCAGCGTCCGGGCGACGACTGGTTCTGCGGCGAGTGCGGATTCCGGCGCCCGACCCCGACCTGGGTGCTCTCCGGCGACCACGTCCTGGACCCGCACGGCTCGGCCTGGCCGATCCACCTCCAGCTGCCCGGCCGCGCCAACAAGGCCAACGCCGCCACCTCGGCGGCCGTGGCCGCCGTCTTCGGCGTTCCGCCGCAGGTCGCACTGGAGCGGATGTACCAGGTTCAGGCCGTCGCCGGCCGCTACGACGTGGTGAGCTTCCAGGGCCGTGAGCTGCGGCTGCTGCTCGCGAAGAACCCGGCGGGCTGGCTCGAAACGTTTTCGCTGATCGATCCCCCGCCGACCCCGGTGATCCTCTCGGTGAACGCGCGCGGTGCCGACGGCACCGACACCTCCTGGCTGTGGGACGTGGACTACCCGCGGCTGGCCGGTCACCCGATCTTCGTGATCGGTGACCGCAAGCTGGACCTCGCGGTCCGCCTGGAGGTCGCGGGCCTGGACTTCCGGGTGTGCGACACCCTCGACGAGGCCGTGCAGCTCGCGCCGCCCGGACAGATCGAGCTGATCGCCAACTACACCGCCTTCCAGGACGTGCGCCGCCGCGTCGGCAACTAG